The DNA segment TACGACAGCTTGAACGTGGTGGTGCCTATACTCTAACGCTTAAACTTCATAAAATAGGCAAGCAGATAGCATCTCAAAATAGCTTGGGATCTATTCTAAAGCCTATTCTTGCAAAGCTGCGGGATAAAGTTAATGAAACTGTAAACTTAAGTGTCCTTTCAAACCTCAACATGGTACTCGTTCATCAAGAAATTTCGGGACATGCTCTGCAAATGGACTCTGTTATCGGTGATTCTTTTTCTGCGTATCTTTCCGCTTCAGGAAAAGTCTTTTTGGCTTTCCTACCCGAAGATGATTTGCATCTTTTTATGGAGAAGTTAAGAGCCAGCGATTCAAGTATTACTACCGATAGGGTTGAACAGACTCTTAAGGAACTTGAAACAGTTAGGAAAACTGGTGTCGGTTTTGATTTTGAAGAGATATACAAAGGCGTCCGATGTGTTGCTGCCCCTGTATTCGATGATAGTGGAAAAATTATTGCAACAATAAGTTGTTCTGTCCCCACTGTACGCCTAGACAGATATTTTTCTCAAAAGCTTCTTTATGAAATTCCTATGGCTGCTGTCGAAGCATCTAAACTATTCCAAGCGCCAGATCGATCATTTTATTTTGATATTGATAACGCTGTTGATCAGCTTGTTGGAACAATATGATAGACTAATAATCATATTAGCTCAGCTACACCCACTCTCGTCATATATTTATGACGTCTGCTCAAGGTTGCATACGTTCTCACTAAAAAGCTTTAAAGCCTGTTAGTTTCATGATATTTACTGACCACCTAGTACGGACTTACCAAATCAGTCTATGTAGGCGTTATTCTGCCTTATACATGAGCAGTTCAAACTATTATCACTAGCCTAAGCGGAGTGAGAATTCTTCA comes from the Halodesulfovibrio marinisediminis DSM 17456 genome and includes:
- a CDS encoding IclR family transcriptional regulator → MADDKYFMMRSLEKAISVIETMATNSNWKLKTLSEACSIPKGTLQRILRTLEELGYVRQLERGGAYTLTLKLHKIGKQIASQNSLGSILKPILAKLRDKVNETVNLSVLSNLNMVLVHQEISGHALQMDSVIGDSFSAYLSASGKVFLAFLPEDDLHLFMEKLRASDSSITTDRVEQTLKELETVRKTGVGFDFEEIYKGVRCVAAPVFDDSGKIIATISCSVPTVRLDRYFSQKLLYEIPMAAVEASKLFQAPDRSFYFDIDNAVDQLVGTI